The Alistipes finegoldii DSM 17242 DNA segment GGTATTTCGGATAATAATTAGTACCTTTGGATGCAAAAAATGTCTTTTGCACACAAAAATACAACCGGATACAATGAAAAAAGTTGACGTTATCCTCGGCCTGCAATGGGGTGACGAGGGCAAGGGAAAAGTCGTGGATGTGCTGACGCCTGCCTACGAGGTCGTCGCCCGTTTTCAGGGCGGTCCCAATGCCGGTCACACGTTGGAGTTCAACGGCGAGAAATACGTACTCCGCTCGATTCCTTCGGGCATATTTCAGGGCGGAAAAACCAACATCATCGGCAACGGCGTTGTCATTGACGCCGTCCTCTTCCGCGAGGAGGCCGAGGCGCTCGCAGCCAGCGGCCACGACCTGACCAAACAACTCTGCATTTCGAAGAAAGCCCACCTGATCCTGCCGACGCACCGCATTCTCGATGCGGCTTACGAAGCGGCCAAGGGCAGCGCCAAGATCGGCACCACGGGCAAGGGCATCGGTCCGACCTATACCGACAAGGTGAGCCGCAACGGCATGCGCGTCGGCGACGTGCTGAGCGCCGATTTCCGGCAGATTTATGCACGGGCCAAGGCGCGCCACGAGAGCATTCTGCGCGGTCTGGGTTATGAATATGATATTGCGGAACTGGAACGGAAGTGGTTCGAGGCCGTCGAATACCTCAAGCGTTTCAACATCATCGACAGCGAATATTTCGTCAACGAGTGTTTGGCTCAGGACAAGAGCATTCTGGCCGAAGGCGCTCAGGGCACGCTGCTCGACGTGGACTTCGGATCGTATCCGTTCGTCACCTCCTCGAATACCGTCTGCGCCGGCGCCTGCGTCGGTCTGGGCATCGCCCCGAACCGTATCGGCGAGGTCTACGGCATCTTTAAGGCCTATTGCACGCGCGTGGGCAGCGGCCCGTTCCCTACGGAGCTGTTCGACGAAACGGGCGCCCGGATGCGCAGTATCGGCCATGAATACGGCGCCGTTACGGGCCGTGAACGCCGCTGCGGCTGGCTCGACCTTGTCGCGCTGAAATATTCGATCATGATCAACGGCGTGACGCAGCTCATCATGATGAAGTCCGACGTCATGAACGACTTCGAGACCGTCAAGGTCGCCACCGAATACGAGGTCGGCGGCGAGCGCACCGCGCATTTTCCCTACGAGATCGGCGACGACCTGAAACCCGTCTACCGCGAGTTCGAAGGCTGGAAGTGCGACCTGCGCGACTGCAAGAGCTACGACGACTTCCCGGCCGCATTCAAGGCGTACGTCGAATTCATCGAGCGCGAGACGGGCGTTCCCGTGAAGATCATCTCCGTCGGTCCCGACCGCGGCGAAACGATCGTCCGGTAGGGGAGCCTTTGGGCCGCCGCATGTCGCATGCTGCGTATGCTGCGCCGAATGTATCCCGCATGCCGTATTGCGGCCGGAGATGCGGCCCCGTGCGCGGAGTTTTCCGCCTGCCGCGGCGTCCGAAACAACGAAACCGATTTAATTTTGTAACTATAACCTTATGAAAAAAGCACTTAAAATTGTCGTATTGGCCAAGCAGGTGCCCGATACCCGCAATGTGGGTAAGGATGCGATGACCCCCGAAGGGACGGTCAACCGCGCGGCGCTGCCGGCCATCTTCAATCCGGAGGACCTCAATGCGCTCGAAATGGCGCTCGCGCTGAAAGACCGCACCGAAGGCTCCACGGTTCATATCCTTACGATGGGTCCGCAGCGCGCCGCCGACATTATCCGCGACGCCATGTTCCGCGGGGCCGACGGCGGCTATCTGCTTACGGGCCGCGAGTTCGCCGGTTCGGACACCCTCGCCACGTCGTACGCGCTCTCTTGCGCGCTGAAAATGATCGCTCCCGACATCATCTTCGCGGGCCGTCAGGCCATCGACGGCGATACGGCGCAGGTCGGACCTCAGGTGGCCGAGAAGCTGGGCCTGCCGCAGGTGACCTATGCCGAGGATATTACCGAAATCAAAGCGGATTCGCTGGTCATCAAACGCCGCCTGAACTGCGGCATGGAGACGGTCGAGACGCCCGTTCCTGTGGTCGTTACGGTCAACGCGTCGGCTCCCGAATGCCGTCCGCGCAACGCCAAGCGCGTGATGACCTGCAAATTCGCCCTCGCCAAATCGGAGATCGCCGCAGCTCCCGACTCGCCGGCCGCCAAGCGCGCCGCCGCCAAGGAGTACCTGCAGATCGTCGAGTGGGCCGCCGCCGACGTCAATCCCGATCCGCAGCAGCTGGGCCTTGCGGGTTCGCCCACCAAGGTCAAGAAGATCGAGAACGTGGTGTTTCAGGCCAAGGAGGCCAAGAAACTCACGTCTTCCGACGAGGATATCAATTCACTGATGGTCGAACTTATCGCGAGCCACACGCTCGGTTAAATCCGCAGAAGTAATCCATGAACAATATATTCGTATATATCGAGAACGAGGGCGGCAAGGTCGCCGACGTGTGTCTCGAACTGCTGACCAAAGGCCGCGAACTGGCCACGACGCTGGGTGTGAAGCTCGAAGCCGTAGTGCTGGGCGAGCATCTTGCAGGTATCGAGACCGAACTGGCCAAATACGGCGCCGACACCGTCTGGGTCGCCGACGACAAGATCTTCGCACCTTTCCGCACGCTGCCCCATACGGCCGTCATGTGCGGCCTGATCGAACAGGAGAAACCCCAGATCGCGCTGTTCGGCGCGACCTGCAACGGCCGCGACTTCGCCCCGCGCGTATCGTCGGCCCTCTACAGCGGTCTTACGGCCGACTGCACGCAGCTGGTGATCGGCGACCACAAGGACGCCAAGACCGGCAAGGAGTATAAGGACCTGCTTTACCAGATCCGTCCCGCCTTCGGCGGCAACATCATCGCCACGATCGTCAATCCCGACAACCGTCCCCAGATGGCTACCGTCCGCGAAGGCGTCATGCGCCGCGAGTACGCCGCTACGCCGGGCGCCGGCGAGGTGAAGAAGATCGATTGGCAGAAGTTCGTGAAGGACACCGATCTGGCGGTGCGGATCCTCGACCGCGAGATTTCGGAGAGCAAGATCGACATCAAGGGCGCGAGCGTCATCGTCGCCGGCGGTTACGGCATGGGTTCGAAGGAGAACTTCGATCTGGTGTTCGAGCTTGCCGACGTGCTGGGCGCCGAGGTGGGCGCCAGTCGCGCCGCCGTGGACGCCGGCTTTGCCGACCATGCCCGTCAGGTGGGCCAGACCGGCGTTACGGTCCGTCCCAAACTCTACATCGCCTGCGGTATTTCGGGTCAGATCCAGCATACGGCGGGTATGGACGGTTCGGCCATGATCATCTCGATCAACACCGATCCCGAAGCCCCGATCAACAAGATCGCCGACTACGCCATCACGGGCGACGTCAATGAGATAATCCCCAAGATGATTAAGTACTACAAACAAAATTCGAAGTAATGGCAAATTTCTTTTCAGATAACAAAGATTTGCAGTTCCACCTTGGGCATCCGATGATGCGCAAGATCGTGGAGCTGAAAGAGCGCGGTTTCGCCGAAAAGGACCTCTACGATTTCGCGCCGCAGGATTTCGAAGACGCTATGGACTCCTACCGCCGCGTGCTGGAGATCGCGGGCGAGGTCTGCGGCGAGGTCATTGCTCCGAATGCCGAGGGCGTGGACCACGAAGGCCCCCGCGTGGTGAACGACCATGTGGAGTACGCTTCGGGTACGGTTCGGAACATGAAGGCGATCGTCGATGCGGGCCTGAGCGGCATGACGCTTCCGCGCAAGTACGACGGTCTTAACTTCCCGCTGGTCTGCTTCGTGATGGCCAACGAAATGGTGTCGCGCGCCGACGCCGGCTTCGAGAACATCTGGGGCCTTCAGGACTGTGCCGAGACGCTCAACGAGTTCGCTTCGGAGGAGATCAAGGCCAAATTCCTGCCGTGGGTTTCCGCGGGCGCTACCTGCGCCATGGACCTCACCGAGCCGGACGCCGGATCGGATCTGGGTGCCGTGATGCTCAAGGCCACGTGGTCCGAGGAGAAGCAGACGTGGCTGCTCAACGGCGTGAAGCGTTTCATCACCAACGGCGACGGCGACGTTTCGCTGGTGCTGGCCCGCACCGAAGAGGGCACGACCGACGCCCGTGGGCTGTCGATGCTGGTCTACGACAAGCGCGACGGCGGCGTCAAGGTGCGCCGTATCGAAAACAAGATGGGTATCAAGGGATCGCCGACGTGCGAGCTGGTCTTCACCAATGCTCCGGCGCAACTGGTCGGCGACCGCAAGATGGGCCTTATCAAATACGTGATGTCGCTGATGAACGCCGCCCGTCTGGGCATCGGCGCCCAGTCGGTGGGTCTCTGCGAGGCCGCCTACCGCGAAGCCCTGAAATATGCCCACGAGCGCGAGCAGTTCGGCAAGCCGATCATCCGCTTCGCCGCTGTTTCGGAGATGCTCTCCAACATGAAAGCCAAATTGCAGGGCGTCCGCGCGCTGTTGTACGAAACCACGCGCTTCGTCGAGGTTTACAAGCAGTACGGCCATATCGCGCACGAACGTTCGCTCGAAGGCGAGGAGCGTCAGGAGATGAAGTTCTACAACCGCCTTGCCGACGGCTTCACGCCGCTTGTCAAGCTCTTCTCGTCGGAGTACGCCAATCAGCAGGCCTACGACGCCATCCAGATCCACGGCGGTTCGGGCTTCATGAAGGATTACCCCTGCGAGCGTCTCTACCGCGACGCGCGCATCATGAATATCTATGAAGGCACTTCGCAGCTGCAGGTCGTCGCGGCTATCAACTCCGTGACCAAAGGCACCTTCATGGAGCAGATCGAGCGCTACGCCGCCGCCGAATACAGCCAGCCCATGCAGCCCGTCGTTGCGAAGCTGAAGGAGCTGACCGCGAAATTCGCGGAGATGATCGCCCGCGTCGAAGCGGGGGACAAGGAGCTTTGCGGCTTCAAGGA contains these protein-coding regions:
- a CDS encoding adenylosuccinate synthase, producing MKKVDVILGLQWGDEGKGKVVDVLTPAYEVVARFQGGPNAGHTLEFNGEKYVLRSIPSGIFQGGKTNIIGNGVVIDAVLFREEAEALAASGHDLTKQLCISKKAHLILPTHRILDAAYEAAKGSAKIGTTGKGIGPTYTDKVSRNGMRVGDVLSADFRQIYARAKARHESILRGLGYEYDIAELERKWFEAVEYLKRFNIIDSEYFVNECLAQDKSILAEGAQGTLLDVDFGSYPFVTSSNTVCAGACVGLGIAPNRIGEVYGIFKAYCTRVGSGPFPTELFDETGARMRSIGHEYGAVTGRERRCGWLDLVALKYSIMINGVTQLIMMKSDVMNDFETVKVATEYEVGGERTAHFPYEIGDDLKPVYREFEGWKCDLRDCKSYDDFPAAFKAYVEFIERETGVPVKIISVGPDRGETIVR
- a CDS encoding electron transfer flavoprotein subunit beta/FixA family protein; its protein translation is MKKALKIVVLAKQVPDTRNVGKDAMTPEGTVNRAALPAIFNPEDLNALEMALALKDRTEGSTVHILTMGPQRAADIIRDAMFRGADGGYLLTGREFAGSDTLATSYALSCALKMIAPDIIFAGRQAIDGDTAQVGPQVAEKLGLPQVTYAEDITEIKADSLVIKRRLNCGMETVETPVPVVVTVNASAPECRPRNAKRVMTCKFALAKSEIAAAPDSPAAKRAAAKEYLQIVEWAAADVNPDPQQLGLAGSPTKVKKIENVVFQAKEAKKLTSSDEDINSLMVELIASHTLG
- a CDS encoding electron transfer flavoprotein subunit alpha/FixB family protein, translated to MNNIFVYIENEGGKVADVCLELLTKGRELATTLGVKLEAVVLGEHLAGIETELAKYGADTVWVADDKIFAPFRTLPHTAVMCGLIEQEKPQIALFGATCNGRDFAPRVSSALYSGLTADCTQLVIGDHKDAKTGKEYKDLLYQIRPAFGGNIIATIVNPDNRPQMATVREGVMRREYAATPGAGEVKKIDWQKFVKDTDLAVRILDREISESKIDIKGASVIVAGGYGMGSKENFDLVFELADVLGAEVGASRAAVDAGFADHARQVGQTGVTVRPKLYIACGISGQIQHTAGMDGSAMIISINTDPEAPINKIADYAITGDVNEIIPKMIKYYKQNSK
- a CDS encoding acyl-CoA dehydrogenase family protein — translated: MANFFSDNKDLQFHLGHPMMRKIVELKERGFAEKDLYDFAPQDFEDAMDSYRRVLEIAGEVCGEVIAPNAEGVDHEGPRVVNDHVEYASGTVRNMKAIVDAGLSGMTLPRKYDGLNFPLVCFVMANEMVSRADAGFENIWGLQDCAETLNEFASEEIKAKFLPWVSAGATCAMDLTEPDAGSDLGAVMLKATWSEEKQTWLLNGVKRFITNGDGDVSLVLARTEEGTTDARGLSMLVYDKRDGGVKVRRIENKMGIKGSPTCELVFTNAPAQLVGDRKMGLIKYVMSLMNAARLGIGAQSVGLCEAAYREALKYAHEREQFGKPIIRFAAVSEMLSNMKAKLQGVRALLYETTRFVEVYKQYGHIAHERSLEGEERQEMKFYNRLADGFTPLVKLFSSEYANQQAYDAIQIHGGSGFMKDYPCERLYRDARIMNIYEGTSQLQVVAAINSVTKGTFMEQIERYAAAEYSQPMQPVVAKLKELTAKFAEMIARVEAGDKELCGFKDFHARRLVETAGHIIITYLLARQAGESEEYVNSAKVFCKLAEGKISEAYTYVMNSTLEDVELFKAVIEETE